The genomic interval actatataaatgcaagtctgtcttttggtTGGGCCTCACTGTCAAAAGCATGAATTTCCACATGCTCGATACCCCAAACACAATACATCGCGCAGACACACACCTATCCTAACATCACAGCACACTCGGCATTAGATACCAGCCATTTCTGGACTTTTAAGTTATTCTATCGAAAGATCAGGTCTTTTCCCATCTCCTCTTGCATGGTCCCAAATGTTAGGTATCGAGTCCAGCAGGTCGATTTTCATTGCTTATCAGTATTAAGCAAAGCCACAAACAGCTCCGAGAGAAACCCATCAATTAATGGTTCTCACTTCCCTTACTTTCAATGGAATGTACAGAAACACCTCATTGAAGTTGTTGCGTGAATCACGCCCAGGTGATTTTTGATAGTCGGGAATGCACTCAAATGCTTTTTCCTAAATAGGCTCCTGAAATACACCTCGGAAAAGGATGAGAAAAATTGCCGATTTTTGGTGTCATGTCCCGCTTCTATCCTCTGCTCTAATCTTGTGCATTGTTGCGTATGATCAAAGCTGAGATCAACAGATTATTTGGGCACTAAGGGATTCGAGGGTCCttcttgaatggtagagcaggctcgaggatgcGAATGGCCGTCGCCTGCTCCCGCGGGCCTCGACAGCATCCCAGCCGTagggctgaagacttgtgcttcagaactagccaagccgttcctgtacagctacaacacttgacACCtagccgacaatgtggaaaattgcccaggtatgtcctgtccacgaaaaaagcaagacaaatccaaaccagccaacTACTGCGATCATCAGCTGGCAGTGGTATTAAATGGCGCTTACTCAGCAAAATCCTGCTCACCGACActaagggtcagaagtggggatgttcaccgttgattgcacagtgttcagttccattcataacaccttgaatactgaagctgtccgtgcccgcatgcagcaagacctggaaaatattctGGCCtaggctaagtggcaagtaacattcgcgccacacaagtgacaggcaatgaccatctccaaccagagagagtCTGACCCTctcccctcaacattcaactgcattaccattactgaagcaCCCCACCCCAACTGCACCacaatcatcaacatcctgggggttaccactgaccagaaactcaactggaccggccaggcaaatgctgtggctacaacagcaggtcagaggctgggaattctgcagtgagcaactcacctcctgactccccgatgcctgtccatcatctacaaggtgcaagtaaggagtgtgagggaatacactGCACTTGCCAGGATGAGCACAGCTCTGCAATCCCTCCTGAACTCTCCACCACTGTGACTCTGCCCTCTTGTGATAGACTTGCATTTCGAGTGGATCTTTCACGATCTCACGATGCCCCAAcgcgtttcacagccaatgaagtaattttgaaataCGGTCACTGtagggaacatggcagccaatttgcattcaGCAAGCTCCTGCAAACCGCAATGCGATAAAGAGCCAGATATTCTCTTTTGATGacgttgattgaagggtaaatattggccagagcatTGGGGAAGAaaaccccctgctcttctttgaaatagtgcccttcTTAAAAAGACACTTCTTCAACCAAACTCTCAGTCACCCTCCAAATGTTTCCTATCCTCGTCACAGGGTATGTTTTCTCTCATGCCTACGTGATGTGCCTCAGATATTTGGCCTACGTTATCGCCACTGTACGAATGCCACCAGTTGCTGTGCTGTTTCTGCACTAACGGCCCTGAAATAATCATGTCACAGCTGCCTTGTACAATTCAATGGGGACACCTGGTGGACATTACAaaataactgaaaaataaagacggTTTTTCCAGGGTCTTTCATCATTACAGGACGTCCCAATGCgattcacagccaataaagtataaTTTTCTTCTGaatttactcccagtgccacgtgctcgtgagcatgggaacaggaggattgagcgattgaacacatggctggagaattggtgtcggaAGGACAGTATCAGATTTCTGAGGTATTGGCTCTGATCCTGGGGCAGGTGGGAGCTGTACAAGATGgtcgggttgcaccttagcaggactgggactgacgCCCTCACGGGGAGAtttgctagcgctgttggggaGGGGTTAAACTGGATTGACAGAGGgacgggagactgagagggagctcagattggagataagctggtaacaggaagtagaagacAGACGAagcgaaggcaagcatcaaataggatcagaacgcAGAATAATGCTAAAAACATAGAACCAGGGGTAGACCAttaagcccatcaagcctgctctgccattcaattagatgatagtcgatcatctacctcaatgtcactttTCCACACTATTGCCATATCTCGATATCATTAGtagccagatatctatcaatttctatcttcaacatactcaatgattgagcttccacagacagagacaaagttaagggcactctatctgaatgcacgcagcatttgcaacaaggtagacgaTTTGAAGGCACAAAGAGGTAAATGgggatgatttaattgccattacagagacaagactgggaactgaatattcaagaatatttgtcatttaggaaggataggcaaaaaggaaaaggaggtggggtagcgctcttAATAAGGAACAAGATCAGTACGTTAGAGACAGACAATCTTAGATCCaaggaatcggtttgggtggagctaagaaacagcaaggggcggcTACCAttagtgggagttgtttataggccaccaaaccgtAGTGGTAATGATGGGCACGGcataaatcaagaaattagaggtgcatggaacatgagtaatacagtaataatgggcatcttcaatttacatatagactgggtaaggcTTATTAGCAATAATGCTGCGGagaatgaattcctggagtgtgtacgaaatgggttgctggagcagtacgttgaagaaccaactacggATCAagatattttagatttagtattatgtaacgagaaagggctgattaataaccttgctgtaaaggagcctttggttaatagtgaccacaatatgagagaattttgcattaagtttgaaagtgagatagctcattctgaaactagggtctcaaatctgaataaaggaaactatgaaggtacgatgGACAAGTTGGCTGTGGCGGATTGGGAAAAAACAGAAAGATTTGACCATCGACAGGCAATGCCTCGTAtttaacataggaaataggaggagtaggccactgcgcccctcaagcctgcttcaggATTCAATTAGATTATGCCTGATCTGCTACCTCAAcatcattttcccgcactatccttgatgtctttaatatttagaaatctattgatctctgtcttgaccccagccctttggggtagagaattccagattcaccatcctctgagtgaagaaattcctcctaatctcagtccaaatggcctacctcttattccgaCACTGTGTCCCCAGATTCTAGACtcacccagccaggggaaacatccttcctgcatccaccctgtcgagccctgtaagatgtTGTATGCCTCAATGCGATCttcaagaagtattacatggtctacaacaaatatacattcctccaagACACAGAAACCCAATAGGAAAGCTGAAACAACCATGACTAACAAAAGTTAATGATTGCATTCCATCAAAATCTTTAAATGAGCATTCAGGACGTCAAAgcgggaaacgtgcagtctggactccccactctgcagtaaagcctggctacccgaacaAACCCGACTACGTGTTAGGTTCGGGTCGGGCatggcattttaaaaaaaatcaaaggactcgggcccgggtcggtttTCAACTTTGcccccgagccaggctttatcttTCGgcgtgtgaaaaggaaaagattagcaaggacaaatgtgggtccatttcagGCAGTGGCAGGAGAATTTATAACAGAGAATagtgaaatggcagagaaactaagcaattcatggaggaagatacagaatttctcccagaaatactagggaattaagggacttgtgaaaatgaggaactgaaagaaattagtatttatAAAGAGGTAGTAGATGAAAAATTAACtgaattgaaagttgataaaccccctggaccagatgagctacatcccagtgtTGAAGGAGGTagttatagagatagtggatgcattggtggtaatctttcaaaattctatagattctggaaagtagcaaatgtaaccccgctatttaagaagggagggagagagaaaacggggaattacagacctgttagtttgacatcagtcgtagggaaaatgttagaatctattataaaggatgagataactggacatttggaaaatgaaatgattgggcagagtcaacacagatttatgaaagggaaatcatatttgccaaatctgttgggagttttttgaggatgttacttgtagcagaaataaaggagaaccagtggatgtggtgtatttggattttcgaaaggcttttgacaaggtcccacagagGAAGTTAGCAAatgaaatgaaagcacatgggattgggggctaaTATATTGGTAATGGATGGAGAATTGGttcacagacagaaaacagagagtaggaataaatggatcattctcaggatggcaggctgttactagtggggtaccgcaaggatcggaagtggggctacagctgttcacaatctatatcaatgacttggatgtgggaaccaaatgatatattcccaaatttgctgatgacacaaaactaggtgggaatgtgagttgtgaggatgcaaggaggcttcaaggggacttgaacaggctaggtgagtgggcaagaacgtggcagatggaatataatgtgaataagtgcgaAGTtattccactttggtaggaaaaaaaacaaaaagacaagagtatttcttaaatggtgagaggtcgggAAGTGTTGATACCCAAAGAGacccgggtgtccttgttcatgagtcactaaaagctagcacgcaggtgtagcaagcaattaggaagacaaatggtatgttggccttcatcacaagaggatttgagtacaggattaaaaaggtcttgctgcaattgtatagagccttggtgagaccgcacctggagtagtgtgtacagttttggtttccttagctaaggaaggatatattgtcatagagtgcaacagaggttcaccagactaatccttgggatggcaggattgtcttatgagaggaaattgggcctgcattctctagagtttcgaaaaattaagaggtgatctcattgaaacttacaaaattcttacagggcgtgacagggtggatgtggatgggatgtttcccctggctggtgagtctagaacaaggggacacagtctcagaataaggggtaggccgttaagactgaggtgaggaggaatttcttcacttagagggttgtgaatctttggaattctctaccccagagggctgtggaagctcaatcattgagcatgttcaagacagaaattgacagatactaatgacatcaagggatatggggatagcatgggaaagtggcagtTAGGTTATTAAGGCTGAGCAGCCTATTCCTatgttaacgtctcatccaaaagacacacctccgacaatacggcactccctcagcaccgcctCTTTGACAGTGCTACACCTGCCCTGGGAGCATTTGATGGGACGATGTAGACCATGAAAATGCTATGCATGCAGTGCCATTATCCAACATTGACACCTCGACAGGTAGAAAAGGCTACCAACATTTTTAAATAAATGAGTAAAATGCATAAAGTCATATAACAAAAGTTTAATGAACAGGACATCAGACAATGAACAGAGGGAGAGCTTCAATGTAGCTGGGAACATCACAGCGTGTCAGTAATTGGAATACAGAGGGGGCAGCACAAAGGGTTTGAACCAGCGTCACCGCCCGCACTCGAGGTCCAATATCAGCCCCTCAGCTGAAAACCGGAATGGCTGAGAGTACACAGCAGCAGCTCAGAGTGAAGACCGTTTCAGTGTGAAGCTTCGATCAGCTTGCGGCGTCCACCAGTTTCACCCGTCCTCTGGTCATGTGCTTTCATCATTTTCCATCCTCTTTTCAATCACCCCACAGGGAAATCTTGCAGTGATCAGGCGGCGTTCCCGGGAAAAGGGATTTCTGCGTCTTTTCTATTGCTTTAATTGGAGATCTCCTGCGCTGACCCAGGCCTCACTGCGTGGGGTCGATGAGCAATCTAGCGGGAACTGGTACCCGACAGTCTCCGAAGATAAAGCGGTAAGAAATATCAAAAAAGGAGGGCAGTAGACAGAATACATCGTGAGCTGCTCTAGCAACTGCATAGTGCACCATGTGGGGGAATAAGTTGCTCCCCCTTCCTCTGCTGTAGGcatcgcaccccccctcccccctcagaacTTGCAGCCTTCCAGTCCTGCGAGCGTGCAGACATTTACCATTTAAACCCGCGCGGGAGGAAGGGGCAGCAGGTACATCAGGCGAGGATAGGGGCTGGATGCTGCATTGCAACTGCaagccccactcacactcacagaaaAGGTGCCTTGGTAGAGAGGGGGATGAAAGAAAGGCGACAGCATCACTGGAACAAACTCCTCCTGCCCTCTACTCGTGGAATTCCTCCAGACGGATTCGGTGGGGGTCGTCGGGGTGCCTCAGGACCACCCCATAACGCAAGAGAGCTTCGACGTAGGGCGGCCAGAAAGAATCGTCAAGCTCCACGTAAGGGTCGTGGGGGCTTTTCATTGCCTTGGTCATGAGGtgctgaaagagagagacacacacatacactaatgaGGGAATGAGGGCCTGGTGCAGGGAGACATCGAAGCACAAACCAAAACACCGAGGACACCAACTGATGCGCTAACAACCAAAAACAACAGAGGGCCCCCCAGTTGAAACCGTCAGCTGCCTTTCCTCCTCAACTGACTATTCGGAGGCTCTCCTGGCCTGCTTCTCACCTCCATAAacttcattcaaaactctgctatccTACGTCCCAACACataccaagtccagttcacccaacacctcctgtgctcactgacctacagtggcaCCACATCCGGCAGCGCCTCGATTTTtagtctcatccttgttttcagatccctcccatGGCCTCCACACCCCCTCAttaccctctgtaacctcctccagtccttacaactttctgagatctctgcactccaccaattccagcctcttgcgcatcccccgatttccatcacaccaccattggtggctgtgccatcagctggttgggccccaactctggaattccctccctcaacctctctgcccttctctctcctcttttaaaacgTTCCATAAAACAGACCTCTTTAACCAAGCAGatggtcacctgtccctaatatctcaatGCAGCTCAAGGTCaaattgtttgataatcgctcctgtgaagcaccttggggatgttttattacattataaatgcaagtttttgtgttCAACCATTCTCAGTGGGTTCCACTCTTGCCTCAATCTGAATTCCAAGCACTCATGTCCCACAATCCAGGCCCAACACTCCcaatgctgtactgagggagtgttgcactgttggaggcggCGTCTTTTGGACAAGACGTTTAAACCCGAGGCCCCCATCCATCCTCTTGGGTGGCCGCTATtttcatttgtttcatgggatgtgggtgtcactggctagcccagcattcattacccatccctaattgaccctcgagaaggtggtggtgagctgccttcttgaaccgctgcagtccgtgtggggtaggtccacccacagtgctgttagaaagggagttccaggattttgacccagcgacagtgaaggaacggctgatATAGttgcaggtcaggatggtgtgtggctgggaggggaacctgcaggtgctggtgttcccatgcgtctactgccctagtcattcttggtggtagaggttgcgggtttggaaggtgctgtcgaaggagccttggtgagttgctgcactgcatcttgtagatggtacacactgctgccactgtgcgtcagtggtggagggagtgaatgtttaaggcagtggatggggagccaattaagcggactgctttgtccactTTTGCGGACTTGCAGAGGGAGACGACTCACTGTCACTGAAGGAGGGGCACACAGCTGCACGGCCATTCTCATGTCACGTCGCAAACAGGGCTAACAGCCCTAGTCCGAAGCTCCTGCTCCCTGCATCACCCACTCCCCACAACCCCATCAAGTGCGATTTCCCCAGCCTCACCTCGAGAATCTCGTGCAGTGTTATCAAGTTGGCTGTGTTTTCACTTCTTGCGGGGGCCATTCTCTGAAAGTAGAAAGTTGCAGAGATGAATGAATACCCTCCTCCTGGGTGGGGGCGGGGCAGTGCACCAGCACAAACACAGTTTCCCCCCAGTGGGCCAGTCAGCGAGGGCCCCCTTCTGGTGTCAgacagagccacacagcccagaaagCATTCAGCTTCCATccccattctgtactcagcaagtgTAACAAAGTTATACAACAGTTATATAAGgtattggtgaggctacacctcgagtaccgtgtgcagttttagtctcgttCTTAAGGAAGGATGCAGATGCGAGTGGAACAAagtttcactagactgattcctgggatgaggggatggtcctgtgaggagaggttgaaaagactgggcctatattgcctggagtttgaaagaatgagaggtgatcgccttaaaacatacaaaattcttaaggggtcTGACAGGGTGGATGCCGAGAGGCtgttcaccaccccccccacccccacgactggagagtctagagcacgggggcacagtctcaggaaaaatggtACGGTGCGGTACCGACAGCAGAGGATGGGGGAGCAACACATTTCCCCACTTCGTGCTGGGGTGATGGTGTTGCAGGTGTGCTGGTGACCTGCATGGTTTCAGCTGGTTTAACTCATGCAGGGCCCTGCACACACACGTAGAGGTCTCAAACACTCAGCTCAGCAAATCTGTCCCAGCTCTCATGATTTGGGTAAACACAgtgtgtctccacagggagtgtgcTCACGCTCCATATCAGGGAGTCCCTGTGTGGGTTTATGTTCGGCAGGGTGTCTCCCTATAAGGAGTGTGTGCACTGCATAAAATGTAGAGACTTTGCTGCAAAAGATACCCATTATTTCCAATGGACTTCTACCGATCAGACACCCAGCTGCCCAAAAAGAAAGCTAAATTCCTGTTTCTCCCTCGGCTTACCACTTTCTTTTGACTGGTCTCCGCCTCACTGGGGGGAGGGTAATGCACATCCAAGAAATTTCCCAAGGCAGCCAAGAGCTTCTCCTTCTGCAAGGTCACCTTCTCCATGTTGATTTTCATCTTCTGGATCACACTAGGACAGGGAAACACAAGTGAGGGAAGAAACCCAGGGATCAGCCAGATTGCAAACAGCAAGATGAATGACCAGTGAATGCGATGTCAGTCGAGGGAGGAATATCGGctgcaggacaccagagagaactccgccCACAACCACCCCCCACTCTTACAATACTGCCCGTGGGATCTtttaacgccacctgaaaagacagAGCGAGCCTCAAGTTTAAGATAACATCCCAAAGGAtagctcctccaacagtgcggccctccctcagtactgagcctcccagtgcggtgctccctcagtactgaccctcccacagtgcggcgctccctcagtactgaccctcccacagtgcggcgctcccacagtactgaccctcccacagtgcggcgctcccacagtactgaccctcccacagtgcggcgctcccacagtactgaccctcccacagtgcggcgctccctcagtactgaccctcccacagtgcggcactccctcagtactgaccctcccacagtgcggcactccctcagtactgaccctcccacagtgcggcgctccctcagtactgaccctcccacagtgcggcgctccctcagtactgaccctcccacagtgcggcgctcccacagtactgaccctcccacagggcggcgctcccacagtactgaccctcccacagtgcaagaGCCACTGATTCAAGCTGACATTAAAGAGGAGCTGGATAGTGTACTGGGAGAGCTAGGGTGTACATGAGACTCAGCTGGTCTGATAACCCTGTAAAATGCCATGGACACTATAGCCTGTGAAAGACATCAGCACAATGCAAGCTGAAGTCCTCATCCCTGCTTTTCTTGAGGCTTTAATGAGATTGTCAACCTTACAGAAAGACGACAGGGCACTGTGGCAGGGGAAATCAGAAgcgacacagcaccggttaaacaaggaggtgcagCAACCCACCCCCTGCGCCCTGTCAAATCTGTGTGCGAGGGGCTCTCACCTGTTCTCGGAAAGCGTCAGGAAATTCTGCTGCTGGTCCTCAGGCTTCTCCAGTAGGGACTTCTCCATCTCCAGCTGCTCCTGCAGCCACTTCTGTTCCCTGCAAAGGGCCAGAGCGGAGGGCAGGAATAACAAGACACGCACAGGCATGATACACAAGAACACGTCCTCATAACTCAAGACAGTGGGCATGCAGTCAGAAACTTCCCCCATGCATCTGTGTGGCTAGAGAGCACTCAGGGTACAGTCTGCCCAGAGCCCTGTGCTGGTtcatcagcactctctgggtgaagaagtctcTCCTGCCTTCCCTTTTGGACTTATCTGtgtctgtcttatattgatggcctccgaGTTCTGGACCAACTCAGCCCAAACTTGGAACCTCTCAGGTCACACCAGTCAGGGTACTTGCACACTAAGTCCTCAAGGCAGTGATGAGAGATGAAAAAAGTAAAGAGCAGGATTATCTTTGACACATCACAGACGTACCTCTCCAACTGCTCCTGTAAGGACTTCTTCTTTGTTCTAACACAAGAAAGGATCATCTCCATCTGTTTATCCGCATTCTGTAACTGATATACAAATGGGTAGCTTCAGGTTTCAAGTTCCATTACACTAACTAGCAGCCTAACCTGCACCGTACCTTTGCCAGACACAgagatgctccctctacactgtcccccatcaaacactcccaggacaggtacagtacggggggttagatacagagtaaagctcccgctgcACTGTCcccaagaaagaaaaaaaaaagaaaaaaaaacggggttagatacagagtaaagctccctctacactgcccccatcaaacactcccaggacaggtagagcactgggattggctgctctctgatttgggagcctgagtgcatcaacgaggtgcagctgactgtggctgtgtgcagaggttggaggctgcaggttgtgtgactgctgcaagagggagagactcaaactgaaacaaaaggtttttccaaatttcaacaaaggaaggaaggcagagaactggaagctctttttgtgagtttgcttggtactgaaagtctttttcattgattgttgggggtggggaaagaagagacctgaagaccttgggtggggctgtattgttcaatagggagctcctatgtttaacatctttggatagggagctccctccccaccccaactactaagcctgggacagctggagctgcccaggtgaagagacttattatctgaacatcaaaggaggcgtgtgcctgggcagcttacagctgacccaggtgaagacatcaccccaccctcccaactggaagaccagctacaagacttgtgcaatactaacaaagactgattcctcttggccttcctctccctcagcctcttcccctgtgctacatcctttaagtgttacatttttgatttattgtatttgctcttttcttttttttcgctctcaacaaagtgcttgtaactcttctaccccatgacttctcagtcctctccggtggcggggccctcctatgctgcagcagctgc from Heterodontus francisci isolate sHetFra1 chromosome 49, sHetFra1.hap1, whole genome shotgun sequence carries:
- the cenpk gene encoding centromere protein K; this translates as MEMILSCVRTKKKSLQEQLEREQKWLQEQLEMEKSLLEKPEDQQQNFLTLSENSVIQKMKINMEKVTLQKEKLLAALGNFLDVHYPPPSEAETSQKKVRMAPARSENTANLITLHEILEHLMTKAMKSPHDPYVELDDSFWPPYVEALLRYGVVLRHPDDPHRIRLEEFHE